A single region of the Salvia miltiorrhiza cultivar Shanhuang (shh) chromosome 8, IMPLAD_Smil_shh, whole genome shotgun sequence genome encodes:
- the LOC131000032 gene encoding ATP synthase subunit d, mitochondrial-like — protein MLQKKKKFDNHSIRLAYFGGGLELERETYKTKENSFSPLRLVAFRCRKIAIAADINSIPTRGREKMSGAGKKVVDVAFKAGRTIDWDGMAKLLVSDEARREFATLRRAFDEVNTQLQTKFSQEPEPVDWEYYRKGIGSRLVDMYKQAYDEIQIPKYVDNVTPQYKPKFDSLLVELKEAEEKSFKESERLEKEIADVQDLKKRLSTMTADEYFEKHPELKKKFDDEIRNDYWGY, from the exons atgcttcaaaaaaaaaaaaaatttgataatCACTCGATTCGTTTAGCTTATTTTGGTGGAGGGTTAgaattagagagagaaacatACAAAACAAAGGAAAATAGTTTCAGCCCTCTCCGACTGGTAGCATTCCGCTGTCGCAAAATCGCAATCGCCGCCGACATCAATTCGATTCCAACGAGAGGTAGGGAGAAAATGAGCGGAGCGGGGAAGAAGGTGGTGGACGTGGCATTTAAGGCCGGGCGCACTATCGATTGGGATGGTATGGCGAAGCTTCTGGTCTCCGACGAGGCGCGCCGCGAGTTCGCCACCCTCCGCCGCGCCTTCGACGAAGTTAACACTCAGCTCCAGACCAAATTCAGCCAG gAACCAGAACCTGTGGACTGGGAATATTACAGGAAAGGGATCGGATCTCGTTTGGTTGATATGTACAAGCAAGCTTATGATG AAATTCAAATCCCAAAATATGTTGACAATGTTACTCCTCAGTACAAGCCTAAGTTTGATTCCCTG TTGGTAGAGCTGAAAGAGGCTGAGGAGAAGTCATTCAAGGAGTCTGAAAGATTAGAAAAAGAAATTGCTGATGTTCAAGACTTGAAG AAGAGGCTTAGTACCATGACAGCCGACGAATACTTTGAGAAGCATCCTGAACTCAAGAAGAAGTTTGATGACGAAATTCGAAATGACTATTGGGGCTATTAG
- the LOC131000026 gene encoding uncharacterized protein LOC131000026 isoform X2: MSEVNEFGDLLDERGNGAAAGEVGDWRFQAAEFAKGAAEMSVEFGKGVRDVVKQTVLREDSVIMKKFKGPCQKLFGRLRFLNEYLPEDRDPVHAWTVIACVSILAFAVLTVNTTRTTTPLVNKMKLHPSTATLILLPDGRRLAYQEQGVPADKARYSMIVPHSFLSSRLAGVPGVKGALLEEFGIRLLTYDLPGFGESDPDPKRDLESSALDMLHLAYAVNVTEKLWVLGYSDGSKHAWAALHYIPDRIAGAIMLAPMVNPYDPRLSKEESRRIWWKWTLKRRLMYILARKFPSLLPYFYRRSFLSGHHGEVDTLLSVSLAKRDRAVVEHRSFREFWHRNVEESVRQANARPFVEEAVLQVSNWGFSIGNLNGRYKYKGKGLLAWLKSLYTPAEKRLTGFLGPIHLWQGDEDMIVPPWMSEFVQRDLPDAILHKLPYEGHFSYFYFCDECHRQIFTTVFGHARGPLAANEDRAPVEDEVQENGEAICSDAAAAAAKE, from the exons ATGTCTGAAGTCAACGAGTTCGGGGATCTTCTTGATGAGAGAGGTAACGGTGCGGCGGCGGGGGAGGTTGGGGACTGGAGGTTTCAGGCGGCGGAGTTCGCGAAGGGGGCGGCGGAGATGAGCGTGGAGTTCGGGAAGGGGGTGAGGGATGTGGTGAAGCAGACGGTGCTGAGGGAGGATTCTGTGATTATGAAGAAGTTCAAGGGCCCTTGTCAGAAATTGTTTGGGAGGTTGAGGTTTTTGAATGAGTATTTGCCCGAAGATCGCGATCCGGTTCACGCTTGGACCGTCATTGCCTGCGTCTCCATTCTTGCTTTTGCAG TCTTAACTGTAAATACGACTCGAACTACGACTCCATTGGTTAACAAGATGAAGCTGCACCCTTCCACTGCTACCCTTATACTGCTTCCAGACGGGAGGCGATTGGCTTATCAAGAACAGGGCGTCCCGGCTGATAAGGCCAGATATTCAATGATAGTTCCCCATTCGTTTCTTTCATCCCGGCTTGCAG GTGTTCCGGGTGTCAAGGGTGCGTTGCTTGAAGAGTTTGGCATCCGCCTCTTGACATATGATCTACCGGGATTTGGGGAAAGTGATCCTGATCCGAAGAGGGACCTTGAGTCCTCGGCTCTGGATATGCTGCACTTAGCGTATGCTGTCAATGTCACCGAGAAGCTGTGGGTGTTGGGCTATTCGGATGGAAGCAAGCATGCTTGGGCTGCCCTGCATTACATTCCTGATCGGATTGCAG GTGCTATAATGCTTGCTCCGATGGTTAATCCATACGATCCAAGACTGAGCAAAGAAGAGAGCCGGAGAATCTGGTGGAAATGGACACTAAAGAGAAGGCTGATGTACATTTTAGCTCGAAAATTTCCTAGTTTGCTTCCGTATTTCTACCGGAGAAGTTTCCTTTCTGGACACCACGGTGAGGTAGACACGTTGCTCTCGGTCTCATTAGCGAAGAGG GATAGAGCTGTGGTTGAACACAGAAGCTTCCGAGAGTTCTGGCACAGGAACGTTGAGGAGTCCGTTAGGCAGGCGAATGCAAGGCCGTTCGTTGAGGAAGCTGTCTTGCAGGTCTCGAATTGGGGCTTCAGCATTGGCAACCTCAACGGGCGCTACAAGTATAAGGGTAAAGGCCTTCTTGCTTGGCTCAAGTCACTCTACACTCCTGCAGAGAAGCGATTGACCGGCTTCCTTGGCCCGATACACCTATGGCAG GGAGACGAGGATATGATCGTCCCTCCGTGGATGAGCGAGTTCGTGCAACGGGACCTGCCGGACGCCATCCTGCATAAGCTCCCCTACGAGGGTCATTTCAGCTACTTCTACTTCTGTGATGAATGCCATCGGCAGATTTTCACTACGGTTTTCGGACATGCTCGAGGCCCTCTAGCCGCGAACGAGGATCGAGCTCCGGTGGAAGATGAAGTTCAAGAAAATGGTGAAGCAATCTGCAGtgatgcagcagcagcagcagcaaaggAATAG
- the LOC131000026 gene encoding uncharacterized protein LOC131000026 isoform X1, translating to MSEVNEFGDLLDERGNGAAAGEVGDWRFQAAEFAKGAAEMSVEFGKGVRDVVKQTVLREDSVIMKKFKGPCQKLFGRLRFLNEYLPEDRDPVHAWTVIACVSILAFAVLTVNTTRTTTPLVNKMKLHPSTATLILLPDGRRLAYQEQGVPADKARYSMIVPHSFLSSRLAVGVPGVKGALLEEFGIRLLTYDLPGFGESDPDPKRDLESSALDMLHLAYAVNVTEKLWVLGYSDGSKHAWAALHYIPDRIAGAIMLAPMVNPYDPRLSKEESRRIWWKWTLKRRLMYILARKFPSLLPYFYRRSFLSGHHGEVDTLLSVSLAKRDRAVVEHRSFREFWHRNVEESVRQANARPFVEEAVLQVSNWGFSIGNLNGRYKYKGKGLLAWLKSLYTPAEKRLTGFLGPIHLWQGDEDMIVPPWMSEFVQRDLPDAILHKLPYEGHFSYFYFCDECHRQIFTTVFGHARGPLAANEDRAPVEDEVQENGEAICSDAAAAAAKE from the exons ATGTCTGAAGTCAACGAGTTCGGGGATCTTCTTGATGAGAGAGGTAACGGTGCGGCGGCGGGGGAGGTTGGGGACTGGAGGTTTCAGGCGGCGGAGTTCGCGAAGGGGGCGGCGGAGATGAGCGTGGAGTTCGGGAAGGGGGTGAGGGATGTGGTGAAGCAGACGGTGCTGAGGGAGGATTCTGTGATTATGAAGAAGTTCAAGGGCCCTTGTCAGAAATTGTTTGGGAGGTTGAGGTTTTTGAATGAGTATTTGCCCGAAGATCGCGATCCGGTTCACGCTTGGACCGTCATTGCCTGCGTCTCCATTCTTGCTTTTGCAG TCTTAACTGTAAATACGACTCGAACTACGACTCCATTGGTTAACAAGATGAAGCTGCACCCTTCCACTGCTACCCTTATACTGCTTCCAGACGGGAGGCGATTGGCTTATCAAGAACAGGGCGTCCCGGCTGATAAGGCCAGATATTCAATGATAGTTCCCCATTCGTTTCTTTCATCCCGGCTTGCAG TAGGTGTTCCGGGTGTCAAGGGTGCGTTGCTTGAAGAGTTTGGCATCCGCCTCTTGACATATGATCTACCGGGATTTGGGGAAAGTGATCCTGATCCGAAGAGGGACCTTGAGTCCTCGGCTCTGGATATGCTGCACTTAGCGTATGCTGTCAATGTCACCGAGAAGCTGTGGGTGTTGGGCTATTCGGATGGAAGCAAGCATGCTTGGGCTGCCCTGCATTACATTCCTGATCGGATTGCAG GTGCTATAATGCTTGCTCCGATGGTTAATCCATACGATCCAAGACTGAGCAAAGAAGAGAGCCGGAGAATCTGGTGGAAATGGACACTAAAGAGAAGGCTGATGTACATTTTAGCTCGAAAATTTCCTAGTTTGCTTCCGTATTTCTACCGGAGAAGTTTCCTTTCTGGACACCACGGTGAGGTAGACACGTTGCTCTCGGTCTCATTAGCGAAGAGG GATAGAGCTGTGGTTGAACACAGAAGCTTCCGAGAGTTCTGGCACAGGAACGTTGAGGAGTCCGTTAGGCAGGCGAATGCAAGGCCGTTCGTTGAGGAAGCTGTCTTGCAGGTCTCGAATTGGGGCTTCAGCATTGGCAACCTCAACGGGCGCTACAAGTATAAGGGTAAAGGCCTTCTTGCTTGGCTCAAGTCACTCTACACTCCTGCAGAGAAGCGATTGACCGGCTTCCTTGGCCCGATACACCTATGGCAG GGAGACGAGGATATGATCGTCCCTCCGTGGATGAGCGAGTTCGTGCAACGGGACCTGCCGGACGCCATCCTGCATAAGCTCCCCTACGAGGGTCATTTCAGCTACTTCTACTTCTGTGATGAATGCCATCGGCAGATTTTCACTACGGTTTTCGGACATGCTCGAGGCCCTCTAGCCGCGAACGAGGATCGAGCTCCGGTGGAAGATGAAGTTCAAGAAAATGGTGAAGCAATCTGCAGtgatgcagcagcagcagcagcaaaggAATAG
- the LOC130997136 gene encoding vicilin-like seed storage protein At2g28490 produces MRNTCVLLLAVLALLAVALAVSAHRDDERWGRRGEEERWPEGRGRREEEERGEEEEERRSERRGRRREEERGGDEGGTGRREGDEWFLLQDAKSVVRTYAGSMKVVKGFGRSPMHIGFITMEPKSLFVPQYLDSSLILFVRRGEARVGNIYKDELVERRLKVGDIYRIGAGSAFYLVNEAEGQRLHIVCSIDTSDSSLPHTFQSFYIGGGTYPKSVLSGFDRLTLSTALNVTEEEVNDMLTSQDEGPIVYLSNTTHSPRSSMRRISQMRGEESTWSFRKMMNSFLDWSDKKKGDKKWGGRTGKGPDAYNLYDRKPDFKNDYGWSIALDHKAYPPLRHNDIGVYLVNLTAGAMMAPHINPMAIEYGIVLRGSGTIQIVYPNGSLAMNAKVNEGDVFWIPRFFPFCQIASRTGPFEFFGFTTSARNNWPQFLVGANSLLHALRGPEFAASFGMSEAGLDGIIDAQRESAILPTATVAPPDERAPVGGGVREMVT; encoded by the exons ATGCGTAACACATGTGTGCTGTTGCTGGCCGTGCTGGCCCTGCTGGCGGTGGCGCTCGCCGTCTCCGCTCACAGAGACGACGAGCGCTGGGGGAGGCGGGGCGAGGAGGAGCGGTGGCCGGAAGGGCGGGGAAGGAGAGAGGAGGAAGAGAGAGGCGAGGAGGAAGAAGAGAGGCGGTCGGAGAGGCGGGGGAGGCGGCGCGAGGAGGAGAGGGGCGGGGACGAGGGGGGCACGGGGCGGCGGGAGGGGGACGAGTGGTTCCTGCTGCAGGATGCGAAGTCGGTGGTGAGGACTTACGCGGGGAGCATGAAGGTGGTGAAGGGCTTCGGCCGGAGTCCGATGCATATCGGCTTCATCACCATGGAACCTAAGAGCTTGTTCGTTCCTCAGTATCTCGATTCCTCGCTCATCCTCTTCGTTCGCAGAG GGGAAGCAAGAGTGGGGAATATATACAAAGATGAACTGGTGGAGAGGAGATTGAAGGTGGGAGATATATACAGAATCGGGGCCGGATCGGCTTTTTATCTGGTGAATGAAGCGGAAGGCCAGAGGCTTCATATAGTCTGCAGCATTGATACATCAGACTCCTCCTTACCTCACACATTTCAA TCTTTCTACATTGGTGGCGGAACGTATCCAAAATCGGTGCTCTCTGGATTCGATCGTCTCACGCTGTCAACAGCACTCAAT GTGACAGAAGAAGAAGTGAATGATATGCTGACTAGCCAAGACGAAGGCCCGATCGTGTATTTATCGAACACGACTCATTCTCCGAGATCGTCGATGAGGCGAATCTCCCAAATGAGAGGAGAAGAATCGACATGGTCGTTTAGGAAGATGATGAACTCTTTCTTGGATTGGAGTGACAAGAAGAAGGGGGATAAGAAATGGGGTGGAAGAACCGGCAAAGGCCCGGATGCTTACAACCTCTACGACCGAAAGCCCGATTTCAAGAACGATTACGGGTGGAGCATTGCTCTCGATCATAAGGCTTATCCCCCCCTTAGGCACAACGATATCGGAGTCTATCTTGTCAACCTCACCGCG GGAGCGATGATGGCGCCTCATATCAATCCGATGGCGATCGAGTATGGCATTGTGTTGAGAGGGAGTGGGACGATACAAATAGTGTATCCAAATGGGAGCTTGGCCATGAATGCCAAAGTGAATGAGGGAGATGTGTTTTGGATACCTCGCTTCTTCCCCTTCTGCCAGATTGCGTCGCGGACGGGCCCGTTCGAGTTCTTCGGGTTCACCACCTCGGCACGGAACAACTGGCCGCAGTTCTTGGTGGGCGCCAACTCGTTGCTCCACGCCCTGAGAGGGCCCGAGTTTGCGGCTTCCTTCGGGATGAGCGAGGCCGGGCTCGATGGCATCATTGATGCGCAACGGGAGTCGGCCATCCTGCCGACGGCCACGGTGGCTCCCCCGGATGAGAGAGCTCCGGTTGGAGGTGGGGTGAGAGAGATGGTGACTTAA